From the genome of Eucalyptus grandis isolate ANBG69807.140 chromosome 2, ASM1654582v1, whole genome shotgun sequence, one region includes:
- the LOC104442339 gene encoding phytochrome-interacting ankyrin-repeat protein 2: protein MPQGEVASIRRNPSLTRRRSFRSRVDGDDRGWTLLHIGARKGDLRQVRRLLDEGMDVNVAAGGPKSKGVTPLHLAAEGGHVEVMDELLERGANIEARTKGACGWTPLHSAAKERKREAVKYLIENGAFLPDDINDCRFNPPLHYCPGLEWAYEEMKRLQQDSSSAGEGSSYSSESL from the exons ATGCCTCAAGGGGAGGTGGCTTCGATTCGGAGGAACCCGTCGCTGACGAGGAGGCGCTCGTTCAGGAGCAGGGTCGATGGGGATGACAGGGGTTGGACCCTGCTCCACATCGGTGCTCGGAAAGGCGACCTCAGGCAG GTAAGGCGCCTTCTTGATGAAGGAATGGATGTGAATGTGGCTGCTGGGGGCCCCAAATCAAAAGGGGTAACGCCACTCCACCTTGCTGCTGAGGGTGGCCACGTGGAAGTCATGGATGAACTGCTCGAGCGAGGTGCAAATATTGAagctagaacaaaaggagcCTGTGGCT GGACACCTCTCCATAGTgcggccaaagaaagaaaacgggAAGCAGTCAAATACTTGATAGAGAATGGAGCCTTCTTGCCTGATGACATAAATGATTGCAGATTCAATCCACCGCTGCATTACTGCCCTGGCCTTGAATGGGCTTACGAGGAGATGAAGCGTCTTCAGCAGGACAGCTCATCTGCTGGTGAGGGCTCCTCCTATAGCTCGGAAAGCTTATGA
- the LOC104442338 gene encoding probable inactive ATP-dependent zinc metalloprotease FTSHI 2, chloroplastic: MAFHCDLGSSTLPFRAIRKPNLNKPKNSSLIPTRPPIRCRIRAPENGNEGHHPEDETKRPQFNFLSIPATLTIIYASLPQPAAAATKVSEKKRSAKKAPEALTPEQLKSWSKGLPLVTDRIPYTDIVELKKQGKLKHVIKPPGISLRQRVEPVLVVLEDSRVLRTVLPSIDGNRKFWDMWDQLSIDSACVNAYTPPVKKPDVPAPYLGFMWSVPGFMLKLMQPKKESKRAMELRQMREEFKRQKKEELARMREEREMIEKAMKKQKREEERQSKKEIRKRKYEESLREARKNYRQMAIVWADLAGDTNVATALGLVFFVIFYRTVVLSYRRQKKDYEDRLKIEKAEAEERKKMRELERELEGIEGDDEEIEGGEGGEQNPYMKMAMQFMKSGARVRRAHNKRLPQYLERGVDVKFTDVAGLGKIRLELEEIVKFFTHGEMYRRRGVKIPGGILLCGPPGVGKTLLAKAVAGEAGVNFFSISASQFVEIYVGVGASRVRALYQEARENAPSVVFIDELDAVGRERGLIKGSGGQERDATLNQLLVCLDGFEGRGEVITIASTNRPDILDPALVRPGRFDRKIYIPKPGLIGRVEILKVHARKKAMAEDVDYLAVASMTDGMVGAELANIVEVAAINMMRDGRTEITTDDLLQAAQIEERGMLDRKERSPETWKQVAINEAAMAVVAVNFPDLRNIEFVTIAPRAGRELGYVRMKMDHMKFKEGMLSRQSLLDHITVQLAPRAADELWYGEGQLSTIWAETADNARSAARTYVLGGLSEKHYGVTNLWVADHINEIDLEALRIVNECYNRAKEILQLNRKLMDAVVDELVRKKSLTKQEFFQLVELHGSLKPMPPSILDIRAAKREKFQEMMMMNQKEAVVGKHV; the protein is encoded by the exons ATGGCCTTCCATTGCGATCTTGGTTCTTCGACCCTCCCCTTTCGCGCAATTCGCAAACCCAATTTGAATAAACCCAAAAACTCGTCTTTAATCCCCACTCGCCCTCCAATTCGTTGCCGGATTCGTGCCCCGGAAAATGGGAACGAGGGGCACCATCCTGAGGACGAAACGAAGAGACCCCAGTTCAATTTCCTGTCGATCCCTGCGACTCTGACCATCATCTACGCCTCCCTCCCTCAGCCCGCCGCGGCGGCTACCAAGGTTTCGGAGAAGAAGAGGTCAGCCAAGAAAGCCCCCGAAGCGTTGACCCCGGAGCAGCTGAAATCTTGGTCCAAAGGGCTTCCTTTAGTTACTGATAGAATTCCCTATACTGACATTGTAGAACTAAAGAAACAGGGCAAGCTTAAGCATGTCATAAAGCCACCCGGGATTAGTTTAAGGCAAAGGGTAGAGCCTGTTCTGGTAGTTTTGGAGGATTCTAGAGTGTTGAGGACTGTGTTGCCTTCTATAGATGGGAATAGGAAATTTTGGGATATGTGGGATCAGTTGAGTATTGATTCTGCTTGTGTTAATGCGTACACACCTCCGGTTAAGAAGCCGGATGTGCCTGCACCGTATTTGGGGTTCATGTGGAGTGTGCCGGGATTTATGTTGAAGCTGATGCAGCCCAAGAAGGAGTCGAAGCGGGCGATGGAGTTGAGGCAGATGAGGGAGGAATTCAAGAGGCAGAAGAAGGAGGAGTTGGCTCGGatgagggaggagagagagatgatcgAGAAGGCAATGAAAaagcagaagagagaggaggagaggcaAAGTAAGAAGGAGATTAGGAAGAGGAAGTATGAGGAGTCTTTGCGCGAAGCTAGGAAGAATTATCGGCAGATGGCAATTGTGTGGGCGGATTTGGCAGGGGACACAAATGTAGCAACCGCACTCGGTCTGGTGTTTTTCGTGATCTTCTATCGAACCGTGGTGTTAAGCTATAGGAGGCAAAAAAAGGATTATGAGGACAGATTGAAGATTGAGAAGGCGGAGGcagaggagaggaagaaaatgagggaGTTGGAGAGAGAATTGGAAGGAATAGAGGGTGATGATGAGGAGATTgagggaggagaaggaggagaacaGAATCCTTATATGAAGATGGCAATGCAGTTCATGAAGTCAGGTGCCAGAGTTCGGAGGGCGCATAATAAAAGACTCCCCCAGTATCTCGAGAGAGGCGTGGATGTAAAGTTTACTGATGTTGCAGGTCTTGGGAAGATAAGGCTTGAGCTTGAGGAGATTGTTAAGTTTTTCACACATGGTGAGATGTATCGGAGAAGAGGAGTGAAAATACCAG GTGGTATACTTCTTTGTGGTCCCCCTGGTGTTGGGAAGACTTTGCTAGCCAAAGCTGTGGCTGGTGAGGCTGGCGTAAACTTCTTCTCCATTTCCGCTTCTCAATTCGTGGAGATATATGTTGGTGTTGGTGCTTCTCGTGTCCGTGCCCTTTACCAGGAAGCGAGAGAAAAT GCTCCATCTGTTGTCTTCATTGATGAGCTGGATGCTGTCGGAAGGGAACGTGGATTGATCAAGGGATCTGGCGGACAAGAACGTGATGCTACTCTAAATCAG CTCCTTGTATGCTTAGATGGGTTTGAAGGAAGAGGGGAAGTTATTACAATTGCCTCTACAAATAGGCCCGACATACTTGATCCTGCACTAGTGAGACCTGGAAGGTTCGATCGGAAGATCTATATCCCAAAACCTGGCTTGATAGGTCGTGTGGAAATTCTTAAG GTCCATGCTCGGAAAAAGGCGATGGCTGAGGATGTGGACTATCTTGCTGTTGCTAGCATGACCGACGGAATGGTCGGTGCAGAGCTTGCTAACATTGTGGAGGTTGCTGCTATAAATATGATGCGTGATGGAAGAACTGAG ATCACTACTGATGACTTGCTACAAGCTGCACAAATTGAAGAAAGAGGGATGTTAGACAGGAAAGAGAGGAGCCCTGAGACATGGAAGCAAGTGGCTATTAATGAAGCAGCTATGGCTGTCGTGGCAGTCAACTTCCCTGATCTAAGAAATATCGAGTTT GTCACTATCGCTCCTAGAGCTGGTAGGGAATTGGGTTATGTGAGGATGAAAATGGATCATATGAAGTTTAAAGAAGGAATGCTGAG TCGGCAGTCACTTCTAGATCATATCACCGTTCAACTAGCTCCACGTGCTGCCGATGAACTTTGGTATGGCGAGGGTCAG TTGAGCACCATATGGGCAGAAACCGCGGATAATGCTAGGTCAGCAGCAAGGACTTATGTTCTTGGTGGTCTCTCTGAGAAACATTATGGAGTCACCAATTTGTGGGTTGCAGATCATATTAAC GAAATTGATCTGGAGGCTCTACGGATTGTGAATGAATGTTACAATCGTGCAAAGGAG ATCCTTCAGCTGAACCGGAAGCTTATGGATGCTGTGGTTGACGAACTGGTTCGGAAGAAAAGCTTAACAAAACAAGAGTTTTTCCAACTAGTCGAGCTGCATGGCTCGCTCAAACCAATGCCACCTAGCATACTCGACATCAGGGCTGCTAAACGAGAGAAGTTTcaggagatgatgatgatgaatcagaAGGAAGCTGTCGTGGGAAAGCATGTGTGA
- the LOC104443288 gene encoding formin-like protein 14, with amino-acid sequence MSLLSRFFYKRPPDGLLEFVDRVYVFDSCFSTEVLPEEMYQVYLHEILGELHEEFPDSAFLAFNFREGEKRSQFAEILCDCDITVMDYPRQYEGCPLLPLSLVQHFLRVCESWLLVGNQQNIVLLHCERGGWPLLAFLLAAFLIFRKLYSGERKTLDIVHREAPKGFLQLLSPLNPLPSQLRYLQYIARRNMSPEWPPPERALSLDCIIVRAIPSFDSQNGCRPLIRIFGRNLLSRGGLSTQMLFSMSKTKKALRHYRQGDCDVIKIDIQCLVQGDVVLECVHLDLDSEREVMMFRIMFNTAFIRSNILMLNSENLDILWDSKERYPKGFRAEVLFGDVESVSPPRAPITVLNGEEKGGLPLEAFSRVQELFNGVEWVDNSDDAALWLLKQLSVLTDVKELSRLQNKANLYTSPADSEDENNTSSAADSSDEAFEFFPKRSTDSRNSGMETNFDNNNVFDAKFTSEPMDQESDTVDLDPPPIDQQSCLADRTAQTHSLELTSSMPPSASDCLPQPPVLLAKLPPPPPPPPPPLVQSSHQPPAPPLLPSGNASKVPPPPPPPPPPLLPTFRPPPPPPPPLPFFNNLAKGPHTLPPPPPPPPPAPTSKLPSPGPPPPPPPPPFASRSSQLSVMAPPPPPPLPPPPFQSASSKGSPLPPPPPPPPPPPPSFTSFPSQSSLLNPMQSPPLPPPPPPPPTFSSKGPPLTSPTSSQSSAHSQTYLGLSPSFPDSGTFKLQRPPPPPPPPPPPALSNLMSATRGAVPGESPSPSTAHISPTVNLPKPPPPPPPPPSGLGRPGLSPSPAAPKPPGAPPPPPPPPPSGLGRPGLSPSPAAPKPPGAPPPPPPPPPSGPGRPCLSPSPAAPKPPGAPPPPPPPAPSGPGRPGQSTSPLARNPPPAPPPPPAPKPPGAPPPPPAPKPPGPPPFPGAKGTNVAPPPLPSSGRGRTLGSINQGRGRSAGGTSIPPKKSSLKPLHWVKVTRAMQGSLWADSPKQEDQSRAPEIDISELESLFSAATSDGSGNRAGARRSNINKPEKVQLVDLRRAYNCEIMLSKIKIPLPDMMNAVLALDSSALDIDQVENLIKFCPTKEEMETLKNYAGDKGSLGRCEQFFLELMKVPRIESKLRVFAFRITFSSQVNDLRANLSTINDAAQEVKESVKLRQIMQTILTLGNALNQGTARGSAIGFKLDSLLKLSDTRARNNKMTLMHYLCKLLAEKLPELLDFGKDLVHLEAASKIQLKSLAEEMQAVSKGLEKVEQELAASENDGAISTGFQRVLKSFLDTAEAGVRSLISLYSEVGRNADSLCQYFGEDPARCPFEQVTQILAVFVKMFNKSREENERQADAEKKKQEKEAMKEKTAANTTARR; translated from the exons ATGTCCCTCCTCAGTAGATTCTTCTACAAAAGACCCCCGGATGGGTTGCTCGAATTTGTCGACCGGGTTTATG TTTTCGATTCCTGCTTTTCAACGGAGGTATTGCCGGAGGAAATGTACCAAGTCTATCTGCATGAGATCTTGGGTGAGTTACATGAAGAGTTCCCAGACTCGGCATTTCTCGCGTTCAATTTCCGCGAAGGTGAGAAACGCAGCCAATTTGCCGAAATCCTGTGCGACTGTGACATCACCGTCATGGATTATCCACGCCAGTATGAGGGTTGTCCCCTCTTACCTTTGTCATTGGTTCAACATTTTCTTCGTGTCTGCGAGAGCTGGCTTTTGGTCGGGAATCAGCAGAACATCGTTCTGCTGCACTGCGAGAGAGGAGGCTGGCCACTCTTGGCATTCCTATTGGCAGCTTtcttgatttttagaaaattgtacaGCGGAGAACGGAAGACACTCGACATTGTTCACCGAGAGGCTCCTAAAGGATTTTTGCAGCTCCTCTCGCCATTGAATCCACTGCCATCTCAGCTTCGGTACCTTCAGTATATTGCAAGGAGGAATATGTCTCCTGAGTGGCCTCCTCCAGAGCGAGCACTTTCTTTGGATTGTATAATTGTGAGAGCCATTCCTAGCTTTGATTCGCAGAACGGTTGCAGGCCACTTATCCGTATATTCGGCAGGAATCTCCTCAGTCGAGGGGGCCTTTCGACACAGATGCTTTTTTCCATGTCCAAGACAAAAAAGGCTCTTCGACATTATCGACAG GGGGACTGTGATGTCATTAAAATCGACATTCAATGTCTGGTTCAAGGAGATGTTGTTCTAGAGTGCGTTCACTTGGACTTGGACTCAGAAAGGGAAGTTATGATGTTCCGGATAATGTTCAATACTGCATTCATCAGATCAAACATACTGATGCTGAACTCTGAGAACTTGGACATTCTTTGGGATTCAAAGGAGCGGTATCCAAAAGGATTTCGTGCAGAG GTATTGTTTGGGGATGTTGAGAGTGTCTCTCCACCGAGAGCTCCGATCACTGTTTTAAATGGAGAGGAAAAAGGCGGATTGCCTTTAGAAGCTTTCTCCAGGGTTCAGGAACTTTTCAATGGTGTTGAATGGGTCGACAACAGTGATGATGCTGCACTTTGGTTGCTTAAACAACTTTCAGTCTTGACTGATGTGAAAGAACTGTCTAGGTtacaaaacaaagcaaatttGTACACTTCACCCGCTGATTCCGAGGATGAAAATAATACTTCCAGTGCAGCAGATAGTTCAGATGAAGCATTCGAATTTTTCCCAAAGCGGTCAACAGATTCAAGAAATTCTGGGATGGAAACAAATTTTGATAACAATAATGTGTTTGATGCCAAATTTACTTCAGAACCCATGGATCAAGAATCAGATACAGTGGACCTGGACCCTCCACCTATTGATCAGCAATCATGTCTTGCAGACAGAACAGCTCAAACTCACTCGCTGGAGTTAACGTCATCTATGCCACCTTCTGCCTCTGATTGTCTACCCCAACCACCAGTATTGCTAGCAAaactgccgccaccaccgccaccgccccctcctcctcttGTACAATCTTCCCATCAACCTCCAGCTCCCCCTTTGCTTCCCTCTGGCAATGCCTCTAAGgtgccacctccgccgccgccacctcctccacctcttttgccaacttttcgtccaccaccaccaccacctcccccTTTACCATTTTTCAACAACTTAGCTAAAGGGCCACATACCCTacccccaccaccacccccacctCCCCCAGCTCCAACATCTAAACTCCCTTCACCAGGTCCTCCACCTCCCCCACCACCTCCACCATTTGCATCAAGATCAAGTCAACTATCTGTGATGGcgccgcctccacctccgccgctgCCACCTCCACCATTCCAATCTGCTTCATCTAAAGGATctccccttcctcctcctccacctcctcctcctcctccgcctccctcctTCACATCATTCCCAAGTCAATCATCCCTGCTTAATCCAATGCAATCACCACcgttgccaccgccgcctcctccacctccaACCTTTAGTTCTAAAGGTCCTCCTCTCACTTCACCAACTTCCTCGCAGTCCTCTGCACATAGCCAAACATATTTAGGGCTGTCACCTTCATTTCCAGACTCTGGAACTTTTAAGTTGCAGcgaccaccgccaccaccacctcctccacctcctccagcATTATCGAATTTAATGTCTGCCACAAGAGGTGCTGTTCCTGGAGAATCCCCTTCACCTTCCACAGCACATATTAGTCCCACGGTAAACCTTCCCAAgccacctccaccgccgccgccacctccttcaGGCCTTGGACGGCCAGGTTTATCCCCATCACCAGCAGCTCCAAAGCCTCCTGGTGCAcctcctccaccgccgccaccacctcctTCAGGCCTTGGACGGCCAGGTTTATCCCCATCACCAGCAGCTCCAAAGCCTCCTGGTGCACCTcctccaccaccgccaccacctcctTCAGGCCCTGGACGGCCATGTTTATCCCCATCACCAGCAGCTCCAAAGCCTCCTGGCGCACCTcctccaccgccaccaccagctCCTTCAGGTCCTGGACGGCCAGGTCAGTCCACATCACCACTGGCGCGAAATCCTCCCCCtgcaccacctccaccgccAGCTCCTAAGCCTCCCGGtgcaccacctccaccgccGGCTCCAAAGCCTCCTGGTCCACCTCCATTTCCAGGAGCTAAGGGGACAAATGTAGCACCACCACCTCTGCCATCTAGTGGAAGGGGAAGAACTCTAGGGTCAATTAATCAAGGGAGGGGTCGATCTGCTGGTGGGACTTCTATCCCACCTAAAAAATCCTCTTTAAAACCTCTGCATTGGGTAAAAGTAACTCGTGCAATGCAAGGAAGTTTATGGGCTGATTCTCCGAAGCAGGAAGATCAATCAAG GGCCCCTGAAATAGACATATCAGAACTTGAGAGTCTCTTCTCAGCAGCTACTTCAGATGGAAGTGGGAACAGAGCTGGTGCCCGGCGTTCTAACATCAATAAACCTGAGAAAGTGCAATTG GTTGACTTGCGTAGAGCATATAATTGTGAAATAATGCTTTCAAAGATAAAAATTCCTCTGCCGGATATGATG AATGCAGTTCTGGCTTTGGATTCTTCAGCTTTGGACATTGATCAGGTTGAAAATCTCATCAAATTCTGTCCCACCAAGGAAGAAATGGAGACTTTGAAG AATTATGCTGGTGACAAGGGATCGCTAGGGAGGTGTGAACAG TTTTTCTTGGAACTGATGAAGGTTCCCCGCATAGAATCCAAGTTACGAGTGTTTGCTTTCAGAATTACCTTTTCAAGTCAG GTGAATGACCTAAGGGCTAACCTCAGTACTATTAATGATGCAGCTCAAGAG GTGAAAGAGTCTGTCAAACTACGTCAGATAATGCAAACCATTCTCACTCTGGGCAATGCGTTGAACCAAGGAACAGCACGAG GTTCTGCTATTGGCTTCAAATTGGACAGCCTCCTTAAATTGTCTGATACTCGTGCGAGAAACAACAAGATGACTTTGATGCATTACCTATGCAAG CTTCTTGCTGAAAAATTGCCGGAATTGCTGGATTTTGGCAAGGATCTTGTCCATTTAGAAGCTGCTTCTAAG ATCCAATTGAAATCTTTGGCGGAAGAAATGCAAGCTGTGAGCAAAGGTCTTGAAAAGGTCGAGCAAGAACTTGCTGCTTCTGAAAATGATGGTGCCATCTCTACTGGCTTCCAAAGA GTGTTGAAGAGTTTTCTTGACACTGCTGAAGCTGGAGTGAGGTCACTCATTTCTTTGTACTCTGAAGTG GGCCGCAATGCCGATTCTCTGTGTCAATATTTTGGAGAGGATCCAGCTCGCTGTCCCTTTGAACAAG TGACTCAAATATTGGCCGTCTTTGTGAAGATGTTCAATAAATCACGCGAGGAAAATGAAAGGCAGGCTGATGcggagaaaaagaaacaagagaaagaagctATGAAAGAAAAGACTGCTGCTAATACGACTGCGAGAAGATGA